One window of Watersipora subatra chromosome 3, tzWatSuba1.1, whole genome shotgun sequence genomic DNA carries:
- the LOC137391446 gene encoding major facilitator superfamily domain-containing protein 4A-like isoform X1 has translation MGEEERDDSNGETKWLLGGSTEKSLLPTSRHYKVIRIVVLFGLWICFGAFSEITGPALPELIAQTHSDYQLIAQSVSMRGAGHAFGGVIGGLTVDRWIRNIDLLCFFILLLYTAVSVSAAYVRSIQLLFVVFFLQGSIETWLQTAGYRIALVLWREKSAGPLYALHMGYGIGSIIAPQLVAPFLDARFSGGVIETGFNSSCRVAPTTPSISNNVTTTAFQESITPKYPANFVNAYWILSAISFSIALVFFVYFVHTQITGIRIGNDEKEKLIKTADHTFKKFFSARSCSPNHPTYAALIILLLFFYYVVSVPLGRAFSKFIFSYARDGPCLSVEASTSLESAYFAALTVGRLCAFLTSSVMHIKYILQVEVIGVLASTLVLFFLRDNITILWIFCSALGFFTGPIIPSAFAWANRYIEVTSTAQIVPQIGAAVGDVGFLMAVGYSYESYGPYTLWSYQLALASSICLVSWLLQIIGSLHGDRYKDTQPETN, from the exons ATGGGTGAGGAAGAGAGGGATGACAGCAATGGTGAAACTAA GTGGTTGTTGGGAGGAAGTACTGAGAAGTCATTGCTCCCGACCTCTAGACACTACAAGGTCATACGAATAGTTGTCTTATTTGGCCTTTGGATATGCTTT GGGGCATTCTCAGAGATTACTGGACCCGCCCTTCCAGAACTTATTGCCCAGACCCACTCAGACTATCAACTGATAGCTCAGTCTGTATCCATGAGAGGGGCTGGACATGCCTTCGGAGGAGTTATTG GAGGACTGACTGTTGATCGATGGATTCGTAATATTGATCTGCTCTGCTTCTTCATTTTGCTGCTTTATACAGCTGTCAGTGTCAGCGCTGCCTATGTGCGGAGTATTCAACTACTATTTGTTGTATTCTTTCTACAAGGAAGCATAGAGACTTGGCTTCAGACAG CGGGATACCGGATCGCTTTGGTGTTATGGAGGGAAAAGTCAGCTGGGCCATTATACGCGCTGCATATGGGCTATGGAATAGGAAGCATCATTGCCCCACAGCTAGTAGCACCATTTCTTGATGCTCGATTTTCTGGAGGAGTCATTGAAACTGGATTCAATAGCTCATGCAGGGTAGCTCCGACGACCCCATCAATAAGCAACAATGTTACTACGACAGCATTTCAAGAATCTATCACTCCGAAATATCCAGCCAATTTCGTGAATGCCTACTGGATATTGTCAGCTATAAGTTTTAGTATAGCGCTcgtattttttgtgtattttgtTCACACTCAGATCACTGGTATTCGGATTGGCAACgatgaaaaagaaaaactgaTTAAAACTGCAGACCACACCTTTAAAAAATTCTTTTCAGCGAGGAGTTGCTCTCCCAACCATCCAACATATGCAGCCTTGATCATTCTACTACTATTCTTTTACTACGTGGTGTCTGTGCCATTAGGTCGAGCTTTTTCTAAGTTCATATTTTCCTATGCCAGAGACGGACCGTGCCTATCTGTGGAAGCATCAACTAGCCTCGAGTCTGCGTACTTCGCCGCTTTAACCGTGGGGCGTCTGTGCGCTTTCTTAACATCTTCTGTGATGCACATAAAGTATATCCTGCAG GTGGAAGTCATCGGGGTGCTGGCATCCACACTGGTCTTGTTCTTTCTTCGTGATAACATCACCATACTCTGGATATTCTGTTCCGCTCTTGGCTTTTTTACTGGACCTATTATTCCATCAGCTTTTGCATGGGCCAACAGATACATAGAAGTTACCTCTACAGCGCAGATAGTGCCACAAATTGGAGCCGCAGTTGGAGATGTAGGCTTTCTCATGGCTGTTGGATATAGCTATGAAAGCTATGGACCATACACTCTCTGGTCATACCAGTTGGCCTTGGCCTCAAGCATTTGCCTCGTTTCTTGGCTCTTGCAGATTATTGGTTCTCTACACGGCGATAGGTACAAGGACACTCAACCGGAGACAAACTGA
- the LOC137391446 gene encoding sodium-dependent glucose transporter 1-like isoform X2, translated as MRGAGHAFGGVIGGLTVDRWIRNIDLLCFFILLLYTAVSVSAAYVRSIQLLFVVFFLQGSIETWLQTAGYRIALVLWREKSAGPLYALHMGYGIGSIIAPQLVAPFLDARFSGGVIETGFNSSCRVAPTTPSISNNVTTTAFQESITPKYPANFVNAYWILSAISFSIALVFFVYFVHTQITGIRIGNDEKEKLIKTADHTFKKFFSARSCSPNHPTYAALIILLLFFYYVVSVPLGRAFSKFIFSYARDGPCLSVEASTSLESAYFAALTVGRLCAFLTSSVMHIKYILQVEVIGVLASTLVLFFLRDNITILWIFCSALGFFTGPIIPSAFAWANRYIEVTSTAQIVPQIGAAVGDVGFLMAVGYSYESYGPYTLWSYQLALASSICLVSWLLQIIGSLHGDRYKDTQPETN; from the exons ATGAGAGGGGCTGGACATGCCTTCGGAGGAGTTATTG GAGGACTGACTGTTGATCGATGGATTCGTAATATTGATCTGCTCTGCTTCTTCATTTTGCTGCTTTATACAGCTGTCAGTGTCAGCGCTGCCTATGTGCGGAGTATTCAACTACTATTTGTTGTATTCTTTCTACAAGGAAGCATAGAGACTTGGCTTCAGACAG CGGGATACCGGATCGCTTTGGTGTTATGGAGGGAAAAGTCAGCTGGGCCATTATACGCGCTGCATATGGGCTATGGAATAGGAAGCATCATTGCCCCACAGCTAGTAGCACCATTTCTTGATGCTCGATTTTCTGGAGGAGTCATTGAAACTGGATTCAATAGCTCATGCAGGGTAGCTCCGACGACCCCATCAATAAGCAACAATGTTACTACGACAGCATTTCAAGAATCTATCACTCCGAAATATCCAGCCAATTTCGTGAATGCCTACTGGATATTGTCAGCTATAAGTTTTAGTATAGCGCTcgtattttttgtgtattttgtTCACACTCAGATCACTGGTATTCGGATTGGCAACgatgaaaaagaaaaactgaTTAAAACTGCAGACCACACCTTTAAAAAATTCTTTTCAGCGAGGAGTTGCTCTCCCAACCATCCAACATATGCAGCCTTGATCATTCTACTACTATTCTTTTACTACGTGGTGTCTGTGCCATTAGGTCGAGCTTTTTCTAAGTTCATATTTTCCTATGCCAGAGACGGACCGTGCCTATCTGTGGAAGCATCAACTAGCCTCGAGTCTGCGTACTTCGCCGCTTTAACCGTGGGGCGTCTGTGCGCTTTCTTAACATCTTCTGTGATGCACATAAAGTATATCCTGCAG GTGGAAGTCATCGGGGTGCTGGCATCCACACTGGTCTTGTTCTTTCTTCGTGATAACATCACCATACTCTGGATATTCTGTTCCGCTCTTGGCTTTTTTACTGGACCTATTATTCCATCAGCTTTTGCATGGGCCAACAGATACATAGAAGTTACCTCTACAGCGCAGATAGTGCCACAAATTGGAGCCGCAGTTGGAGATGTAGGCTTTCTCATGGCTGTTGGATATAGCTATGAAAGCTATGGACCATACACTCTCTGGTCATACCAGTTGGCCTTGGCCTCAAGCATTTGCCTCGTTTCTTGGCTCTTGCAGATTATTGGTTCTCTACACGGCGATAGGTACAAGGACACTCAACCGGAGACAAACTGA